The nucleotide window CCGCCGGCCCCCCACCCCtggaccccccacccccgggccccccacccccgggcCCCCCACCCCCGGACCCCCCACCCAGGCCCTGGCCCCGGCTGACAGAGACGGGACGGGGGTCAGTgctctgagggaggggggggtggggggtgttggggggtccGGGGGAGGCGACAGGTCGGCTGGGTGGAGGAACAGGAGCTGCTCGGagcacagaggaagaggaggaggaggaggaggaggaggaggaggaagaggagggggagggggagggggaggaggaggaggagggggaggaggaggaggagggggaggaggagggcggtaCGAGAAGCGGAGGAGCGGCTCCGAGTGCCGCAGGGGGGTGTCCGAGCGGAGGAGAGCCGCTGGACTCCAGACGGAGCCGGATACACTGATGGACACTTTACCTctctgcaaaacaaaaaaaaacaaacaggtcGAATTTGTAATTTAAAGCTCATTTATGATTGTATCCTGGGTGCCAGTGTGGATATTGTATTTAATAATGACTTGATTGTGagttatttttaatattttaataaacGGCATATTTCATATAACGATTTCcggtatgtttttctttttgttttatgttattatCTTGAAATACATTAATCAATACAAAAATAACCTAgcaataatttataatataactggaggttaaaaaaaaatcatacaaTGCGCAGGCAATTTATATATGTCCTATGTTCCATCTTATTCATTGtttcaaaacaacaaaaacaacaggaaCAATGAAATGATCGTCTTTCCAAAGCCAGTCTCTGTTTCTACCCGGACATATTTTCCTGACACACCGCCAACATGGAGTCGACGCGCGTCCTGGAGTTTCTgaccgaggtggaggaggcggctgAAGACGTTTTAACCAATAAACAACAGGTATCACATTAAATATAAGATATAAGAATATTTAAAACTTTAAAACTAACTGGTGGACAGGTTGCGTTGACTACATATTACCAGAGCTGCCATATGTTATCTTTATTCCGTTGTATGATATCCAACACAATGACATTACCTTTATTtgaatgccctcaatgtaatcAAAGTACTCAAAGTAATCTAACGTAGCTGTACTATATTGTAGGCTACTATGCTGCTTTTCCCAATTCCTTGCAGAGAAACGTTATTGTAAATGCTCTTGATGTGTCTTCATCTCCGTAATGTTAGTCTGGTTTGATTAATAAAGGGATTAGGTATTTTTCTGGAGGGCTGCTATTTAATGTATATCTTCTCCTTTTAGATAGTCGACCTGGACCTGAAGAGGAACATGAACCGTGAAGCACTGAGCGCACTGCGATCCACGGCCAATTCAGGTCAGCACTAGAGACGTCCTCACCGGCACTTTATGATTCATATTAACGTGAACGTAACATCGCGCATAGGACTTTATCAaccatgtgtatctgtgttcagaggcgccgcatcccattaggcataccaggcaactgcctggggccccgcaattgtttgggggccccgggccacggggggggccccctagagccaaaaaaaaaaaaaaaacgctccacccccctccccccctccccccccccccccccccctcaacaactgTGTTACATGTTAACGctgtattctttatttatttattttttgatagaAAAGGTGATGGTTTGCTTCGGAAACATGTTCATCAAACTTCCCAAATCAAAGACTCAAGACATGATCCGAAAAGGTAAGAGAGGAACAGTGGGCACAGTTTAACATTCTCCAATGTGAATTGTCTTTCCACGTTTCTTCATTCACAGAGGGTATTAAACATCACCCACTTTTAATTACAGACCAGGAACAGCTTGACAAGGAGATTAATGACCTACGgaaagagctgaaggccaaaGTCAACCACCTCAATGTGATACAAGGTAGGACCCTGGCTTTTATAAACATGTTTGGTCAGCCAAGTTCAGTTAAATGTATGGTAGGCTACTAAGGTTACGGTTAAGGTTGGTAGATGGTTAAGATCCTTACAGAGACGTGTGGTGTGAACGGTCTATTAGGACTTCCCAAAACTGATCTttaactgtccgtccacaccagaagcgaattgagcgaccaaatcgccggaagtcattcactttctatgggcaagagcgaccaaagcgaccaaagcgaccaacgctaccagcggccaaagttgagcgaccagagcgtcaaaaagaagttgaaaactttttaactttatgcaaatgactattattcgcttcagcggccaaacactgacagccaatcggaatgtagacgctcttcgcttgcgtggatcccagggaacatcggcaggcactttggttcctacctacctttattcactcactgaacaaaatgtcggctgaagtattaatcgcggctgtaactgggcacccggtgttgtacgaacccaccccttttcatttcagagatcgaaacgccgtagtggtttggatatcaagtgatgataagcgggagtatttataggctacatctagaacgttcgtatttaagcgggaatcattttaatttgctctcatgccaccaatctaaccaaccaatcgcgtgtagcatgctttcaacaaaaccaaaaaagtttttgaaatcgtcacataaacaaactaatcgacaagacgagggataaatgacaagggatatatctagtctagatagatagaaagcctagtcaagtctttattaataccaaacgacacaaatcgtcgggaatccatttaggtggttcggcccacacaggacagtagcctacaagaccacacagaacaagtctgactggacatacacacaatacatcacattaaaactagacacgcgttgatagata belongs to Gadus morhua chromosome 13, gadMor3.0, whole genome shotgun sequence and includes:
- the pdrg1 gene encoding p53 and DNA damage-regulated protein 1, whose translation is MESTRVLEFLTEVEEAAEDVLTNKQQIVDLDLKRNMNREALSALRSTANSEKVMVCFGNMFIKLPKSKTQDMIRKDQEQLDKEINDLRKELKAKVNHLNVIQGKPELAGYNLSPLSADEVKAINHLMKR